A genomic window from Chelonoidis abingdonii isolate Lonesome George chromosome 26, CheloAbing_2.0, whole genome shotgun sequence includes:
- the RND1 gene encoding rho-related GTP-binding protein Rho6, translating into MRERRSPRPAVARCKLVLVGDVQCGKTAMLQVLAKDCYPETYVPTVFENYTASLEMEEQCVELSLWDTSGSPYYDNVRPLCYSDSDAVLLCFDVGRPETMDSALKKWKTEILDYCPSTRVLLIGCKTDLRTDLSTLIELSHQKQAPISYEQGCAVAKQLGAENYLECSAFTSEKSVHSVFRTASTICLSKASPLPPKSPGRSLSKRLLHLPSRSELISSTFKKEKAKSCSIM; encoded by the exons ATGCGGGAGCGGAGGAGCCCCCGGCCGGCCGTGGCCCGGTGCAAGCTGGTGCTGGTGGGGGACGTGCAGTGCGGGAAAACGGCCATGCTGCAGGTGCTGGCGAAGGACTGCTACCCCGAG ACCTACGTGCCCACGGTGTTTGAGAACTACACAGCCTCCCTGGAGATGGAGGAGCAGTGTGTGGAGCTGAGCCTCTGGGACACTTCTG GGTCCCCATACTACGACAATGTGCGCCCCCTCTGCTACAGCGACTCGGACGCCGTCCTGCTCTGCTTTGATGTGGGCCGTCCTGAGACCATGGACAGTGCCCTGAAGAAG TGGAAGACTGAAATCCTGGACTACTGCCCCAGCACCCGCGTGCTGCTGATCGGCTGCAAGACAGATCTGCGCACTGACCTGAGCACCCTCATAGAGCTGTCCCACCAAAAGCAGGCGCCTATCTCCTACGAGCAG GGCTGTGCTGTGGCcaagcagctgggagcagagaacTACCTGGAGTGCTCAGCCTTCACATCAGAGAAGAGCGTGCACAGTGTCTTCCGGACAGCATCCACCATCTGCCTGAGCaaggccagccccctgccccccaagagcCCTGGGCGCAGCCTCTCGAAGAGACTCCTGCACCTGCCCAGCCGATCTGAACTCATCTCTTCCACCTTCAAGAAGGAGAAAGCTAAAAGCTGCTCCATCATGTga
- the DRC2 gene encoding dynein regulatory complex subunit 2 — MPKKGRKAAALSEEEQLLLMQQKMLAEEELRKTKEDMLTQFLKDKLAKEEHNSALNMNKINLQWRTVLREVKARELRKDIEILSQTFERVVDCKDSVIQSLARDLSEAEAQYTHALCSHLHNVDQLLQLQRCRLRYLDEDYNTELEALKKEFETERRMIIEHHDKESRYLRDVLLALEQNFSESEYEAKLDFQSTRDDVKNKNLEEKHYLRVQLEGTVEELWKRFQQALKNYTEATEDRKIAFEALKLKDEKSSKEIEMQMKKLQKIQDSIGILKGKITAHMREAEEQNRHVHEEKEVVLKQLQKLKSQMNQARTNARSNLAKLTLESSTALKKLRGVLEKAELILRLAEMCRKLETEEEKVLPFYASLLSREEQEKVEQVSLEKSGEQLAQLMQDYLGLEHFWQRYNKVKLEQLSLEREKAVLCQENQKLRLLLKQYLDGISVSDEVLSRLNPLLIINHKHRAPGPASKVHRKQLLHNVIEAAHEVPHILCAAHLPSLGHAGNCAL, encoded by the exons ATGCCGAAGAAGGGGCGCAAGGCGGCCGCCCTGAGCGAGGAGGAGCAGTTGCTGCTGATGCAGCAGAAGATGCTGGCGGAGGAGGAGCTGCGCAAGACGAAGGAGGACATGCTCACCCAGTTCCTGAAG GACAAGCTGGCGAAGGAGGAGCACAACAGTGCCCTCAACATGAATAAAATCAACCTGCAGTGGCGCACGGTGCTGCGGGAAGTCAAGGCCAGAGAATTGCGCAAGGACATTGAGATCCTGAGCCAGACCTTTGAGCGGGTGGTGGACTGCAAGGACAGTGTCATCCAG TCGCTGGCCAGGGACCTGTCCGAGGCAGAGGCGCAGTACACTCATGCCTTGTGCAGCCACCTGCACAACGTCGACCAGTTGCTACAGCTCCAGCGGTGCCGCCTGAGGTACCTGGATGAGGATTACAACACCGAGCTGGAGGCCCTGAAGAAGGAGTTTGAGACAGAAAG GAGGATGATCATCGAACACCATGACAAGGAAAGCCGCTACCTGCGGGACGTGCTGCTCGCCCTGGAGCAGAACTTCAGTGAGAGCGAGTACGAGGCCAAGCTGGACTTCCAGAGCACCAGGGACGACGTCAAGAACAAG AACCTGGAGGAGAAGCACTATCTGCGTGTGCAGCTGGAGGGCACAGTGGAGGAGCTGTGGAAGCGGTTCCAGCAGGCGCTGAAGAACTACACCGAGGCAACAGAGGACCGGAAGATTGCATTTGAAGCCCTCAAGCTGAAGGATGAGAAGAGCTCCAAGGAGATTGAGATGCAGATGAAGAAGTTGCAGAAAATTCAG GACTCCATTGGCATCCTGAAAGGCAAGATCACGGCACACATGCGGGAGGCCGAGGAGCAGAACCGGCACGTGCATGAGGAGAAGGAGGTTGTGCTCAAGCAGCTGCAGAAGCTCAAGAGCCAGATGAACCAGGCCAGGACCAATGCCAGAAGCAACCTGGCCAAGCTCACCCTGGAGAGCAGCACTGCCCTGAAGAAGCTAAGGGGTGTCCTAGAAAAG GCAGAGCTCATCCTGAGGCTGGCAGAGATGTGTCGGAAGCTGGAGACCGAGGAGGAGAAGGTGCTGCCATTCTATGCCTCCTTgctgagcagggaggagcaggagaaggtGGAGCAGGTCTCCCTGGAGAAGTCAGGGGAGCAGCTGGCCCAG CTGATGCAGGATTACCTGGGCCTGGAGCACTTCTGGCAAAGGTACAACAAGGTGAAGCTGGAGCAGCTTTCTCTGGAGCGGGAGAAGGCAGTGCTGTGCCAGGAGAACCAGAAGCTGCGCTTGCTGCTCAAGCAGTACCTGGACGGGATCTCGGTGAGTGATGAGGTTCTCAGCAGGCTCAACCCACTGCTCATCATCAACCACAAGCACCGTGCGCCTGGGCCTGCCAGCAAAGTCCATCGAAAACAGCTCCTTCACAATGTCATCGAGGCTGCCCACGAGGTGCCACACATCCTGTGCGCCGCCCACCTGCCCAGCctggggcatgctgggaactgtgcTCTGTGA
- the FKBP11 gene encoding peptidyl-prolyl cis-trans isomerase FKBP11: MCVGEKRRVIIPPHLAYGKRGSPPAVPADAMLQFDVELVGLSRASHWQKLTNDVLPLLCIGLIPALLGLIGYHLYHKASSSQGAKKRLKEEKRNKAKKK, translated from the exons ATGTGCGTTGG GGAGAAGCGGAGGGTGATCATCCCGCCTCATCTGGCTTACGGCAAGCGAGGATCCCCGCCTGCTGTCCCAG ctgatGCCATGCTGCAGTTCGATGTGGAGCTGGTTGGCCTCTCCCGGGCCAGCCACTGGCAGAAGCTGACGAATGacgtgctgcccctgctctgcatcGGGCTGATCCCGGCTCTGCTGGGCCTGATTGGCTACCACCTCTACCACAaggccagcagctcccagggggcCAAGAAGAGGCTcaaggaggagaagagaaacaaggccaaaaagaaataa